One Fuerstiella marisgermanici DNA window includes the following coding sequences:
- a CDS encoding arylsulfatase — MSFLTRIAVLFLLLAAAAANAADKPNVVIVITDDQGYGDLSCHGNPILKTPAIDKLHGESVRLKDYHVSPTCSPTRSAFLTGHWTNRTGVWHTIMGRSMLRENEVTMGQVFKDAGYATGMFGKWHLGDNYPYRPEDRGYTEVLRHGGGGVGQTPDYWDNAYFDGSYWHNGTPESVKGFCTDVFFDYAKTFIKSSKEANKPFLAYIATNAPHGPMHAPEESSSPYKDVGNVGLQNFFGMIANIDDNVGKLRTFLDEQGLTENTIFIFTTDNGSSSGWRTFNAGMRAGKGSEYDGGHRVPFFAHWPKGKLTGGHDVEPITAHVDILPTLIDLCEIAPPEGVKFDGRSIAPLLDPTTGTDWPDRILVTDSQRVKDPIKWRKSSVMTSQWRLINGKQLYNIKADPGQKSDVASGHPDVVARLTEFYDAWWEDLLPSFSNDTAIYLGHPNDNPARLTSHDWITTGSTPWNQQHIRKAMNGDRNTGFWNVLVHEAGDYEIRLRRWPETADKPLNASLPPGADVPGVKAYRTQPGKAIQPVKASIKVGKVSAKADIQPGDREVVFNLTLPQGKTRMTALFTTADGEEFGPYYAYVQKK; from the coding sequence ATGTCGTTTCTCACGCGAATTGCCGTTCTCTTTCTCCTGTTAGCAGCGGCGGCGGCCAATGCGGCTGACAAGCCCAACGTTGTTATCGTGATCACCGATGATCAGGGATACGGCGACTTGTCATGCCACGGTAATCCCATTCTGAAAACGCCCGCAATTGACAAGCTGCATGGGGAGTCGGTCCGGCTGAAGGATTACCATGTGTCGCCCACGTGTTCTCCTACCCGCAGCGCATTTCTTACCGGACACTGGACCAATCGCACAGGTGTGTGGCACACGATCATGGGCCGGTCGATGCTGCGGGAAAATGAAGTGACGATGGGCCAGGTCTTCAAAGACGCAGGCTACGCCACCGGCATGTTCGGTAAATGGCACCTTGGCGACAACTATCCCTATCGCCCCGAAGATCGCGGCTACACCGAGGTGCTGCGGCACGGTGGTGGCGGAGTCGGCCAGACGCCCGATTACTGGGACAACGCCTACTTCGACGGCAGCTACTGGCACAACGGTACGCCGGAATCTGTGAAGGGATTTTGCACCGATGTTTTCTTCGATTACGCAAAGACGTTCATCAAGTCGTCGAAAGAAGCGAACAAGCCGTTTTTGGCCTACATCGCAACCAACGCGCCTCATGGCCCGATGCACGCTCCGGAAGAATCTTCCTCACCATATAAAGATGTCGGCAACGTTGGGCTGCAGAACTTCTTTGGAATGATCGCAAACATCGACGATAACGTCGGCAAGCTGCGAACTTTCCTCGACGAACAGGGATTGACCGAGAACACGATCTTTATCTTCACGACCGACAACGGATCGTCGTCCGGCTGGCGGACGTTTAACGCGGGCATGCGAGCCGGCAAAGGCAGCGAATATGACGGCGGCCATCGAGTTCCCTTCTTTGCCCATTGGCCGAAAGGCAAGCTGACTGGCGGGCACGATGTCGAACCGATCACGGCTCACGTCGACATCCTGCCGACGTTAATCGATCTGTGCGAAATCGCTCCGCCAGAAGGCGTGAAGTTTGACGGCCGCAGCATCGCTCCTTTGCTGGATCCAACAACTGGCACCGACTGGCCCGACCGAATTCTGGTGACCGACTCGCAGCGAGTAAAAGACCCGATCAAGTGGCGCAAAAGTTCCGTGATGACATCGCAGTGGAGATTGATCAACGGTAAGCAGCTATACAACATCAAGGCGGACCCGGGGCAGAAATCTGACGTCGCCAGTGGCCACCCGGATGTCGTGGCGCGGCTGACCGAATTCTACGACGCCTGGTGGGAAGACCTGCTGCCCAGCTTCAGCAATGACACGGCCATTTATCTGGGGCACCCGAATGACAATCCGGCTCGCCTGACGTCGCACGATTGGATCACGACCGGCTCCACACCCTGGAATCAGCAACATATTCGCAAGGCAATGAATGGCGACCGGAATACCGGTTTCTGGAATGTTCTGGTCCACGAAGCCGGCGACTACGAAATCCGTCTTCGTCGCTGGCCGGAAACTGCCGACAAGCCCCTCAACGCGTCGTTGCCGCCGGGGGCCGACGTGCCAGGTGTGAAGGCGTATCGTACTCAACCAGGCAAAGCGATTCAGCCGGTCAAGGCCTCAATTAAAGTCGGAAAAGTCTCGGCGAAAGCGGACATTCAACCCGGTGATCGCGAAGTGGTTTTCAACCTTACTCTACCGCAGGGCAAGACTCGCATGACCGCCCTGTTCACGACGGCAGACGGTGAGGAGTTCGGGCCGTACTATGCTTACGTTCAGAAAAAATAG
- a CDS encoding DegT/DnrJ/EryC1/StrS family aminotransferase: MTSDGGSTSDGEIKPPSWPITDDAIRHVFAAMLHDGSWGRYHGPHCDNLRRALAEFHNVDHVVLCSSGTAAVELALRSVKVQPGDEVILAAYEFKANFANVVTLGATPVLVDTLPGLPVLDPTQLPNAITARTRAIICSHLHGSFARMAEIQAIADEHRLPVVEDACQSPGAILNGRMAGSIGNIGVLSFGGSKLLTAGRGGAVITNDPTLAQRIRLHTQRGNDAYPLSEMQAAVLLPQLNQLADRNQLRLQNVEHLLQTWPREAPLQPALSPSPHAEPDASPAYYKVAFRYIVGPEGRTREAYSEALRRQGVALDPAFSALHKIHSQRRFRAVGELPNASDLHDCLMTLHHPALLQPQDVLSRLTEIVRHA, encoded by the coding sequence ATGACCAGCGACGGTGGCTCAACATCCGACGGCGAGATCAAACCGCCGTCATGGCCGATCACAGACGATGCGATTCGTCATGTGTTTGCGGCCATGCTGCATGACGGAAGCTGGGGACGCTACCACGGTCCTCATTGCGACAACCTGCGACGCGCACTGGCGGAATTTCACAATGTCGACCATGTCGTTCTGTGCAGCAGCGGCACTGCGGCGGTGGAACTGGCGTTGAGGTCCGTCAAGGTACAGCCCGGCGACGAAGTCATTCTGGCCGCCTACGAATTCAAAGCGAATTTTGCCAACGTAGTGACACTGGGAGCAACGCCGGTGCTGGTCGACACATTGCCGGGTCTACCAGTGCTCGATCCGACTCAGTTGCCAAACGCGATCACGGCTAGAACACGTGCGATCATTTGCTCTCATTTGCATGGCAGCTTCGCCCGCATGGCTGAAATTCAGGCGATCGCGGACGAGCACCGTCTTCCCGTAGTCGAAGATGCCTGCCAGTCTCCGGGCGCCATTTTGAATGGAAGGATGGCGGGGTCCATCGGCAATATTGGGGTGCTGAGTTTCGGTGGCAGCAAACTTCTCACGGCAGGGCGGGGCGGGGCAGTTATCACCAACGACCCCACGTTGGCTCAACGAATTCGTTTGCATACGCAACGAGGAAACGATGCCTACCCTTTGTCGGAAATGCAGGCCGCCGTATTGCTGCCGCAACTGAATCAACTTGCTGACCGTAACCAACTTCGCCTGCAGAACGTGGAACACCTGCTTCAGACCTGGCCGCGTGAAGCACCGTTGCAGCCAGCACTTTCGCCTTCCCCACATGCAGAACCAGATGCGTCTCCGGCCTACTACAAAGTCGCATTCCGTTACATCGTTGGACCGGAAGGCCGAACTCGTGAGGCCTATTCGGAAGCGTTGCGACGGCAGGGCGTAGCACTCGATCCAGCGTTTTCAGCGCTGCACAAAATTCACAGCCAGCGACGGTTTCGCGCCGTGGGTGAGTTGCCCAATGCGTCGGACCTGCACGATTGCCTCATGACGCTGCATCACCCCGCGCTGCTTCAGCCGCAGGACGTTTTATCACGCCTGACAGAAATCGTTCGACACGCGTAG
- a CDS encoding Rieske (2Fe-2S) protein codes for MEFQTVAKVGDIPEGEGRCFPVSGTMVGLFLHNGEYFAINDFCPHMGASLSESPVAEDGSVMCSWHAWCFSIKDGTWLDNSKSGIKTPTYDVRVEGNEIQVAVPPPDTPKSTDSESADPTNADPEKAGEPDETPPERDSP; via the coding sequence TTGGAATTTCAGACAGTAGCAAAAGTAGGCGATATCCCCGAGGGTGAAGGGCGCTGTTTTCCGGTCAGCGGAACAATGGTGGGCCTGTTCCTGCACAACGGCGAGTACTTTGCGATCAACGATTTTTGCCCTCACATGGGAGCATCCCTGTCCGAAAGTCCGGTGGCAGAGGACGGTTCGGTGATGTGTTCGTGGCACGCCTGGTGCTTCAGTATCAAAGACGGCACATGGCTGGATAACTCAAAAAGCGGCATCAAGACTCCGACATACGACGTCCGTGTCGAAGGCAATGAAATTCAAGTGGCCGTTCCTCCGCCGGATACGCCGAAGTCCACCGATTCGGAGTCAGCCGATCCGACGAACGCTGATCCGGAGAAGGCCGGCGAACCGGACGAAACGCCACCGGAACGCGATTCGCCATGA
- the obgE gene encoding GTPase ObgE, which yields MFVDRVTISCRAGDGGNGCSSFRKEAHVPRGGPDGGDGGRGGSIIVKADRNLGSLGNLVGHHHWNGERGQHGMGSLKTGKSGQDSFILVPPGTLVKDLEHGHLLKDLQEHGEFVTVAKGGYGGRGNKRFATSTNRAPRECEQGHPGEKRDVVLELKLIADVGLVGKPNAGKSTLLSRMSRATPEIADYPFTTKYPNLGMVQVSMDHEYVLADIPGLIEGASAGAGLGHEFLKHIERTRLIVHMVEPSPMDFSDPLSNYDQIREELEKYNPVLATRPEILCVTKAELPDAETCAELLRETSGKDVHLISGVTGQGLAELNQMIIQRLAELDEDLSPITT from the coding sequence ATGTTTGTTGATCGAGTGACAATTTCGTGTCGCGCTGGCGACGGCGGAAACGGCTGCAGTAGTTTCCGCAAAGAAGCTCACGTTCCGCGCGGAGGCCCGGACGGTGGCGACGGCGGACGTGGCGGCAGTATTATCGTGAAAGCCGACCGGAATCTGGGGTCGCTCGGCAACCTCGTCGGCCATCATCACTGGAATGGCGAACGAGGGCAGCACGGAATGGGCAGCCTGAAAACGGGTAAAAGCGGCCAGGATTCCTTCATTCTTGTGCCGCCGGGAACGCTGGTGAAGGATCTGGAGCACGGCCACCTTCTGAAGGATCTGCAGGAGCACGGAGAATTCGTCACCGTGGCCAAAGGCGGTTACGGCGGACGCGGTAACAAGCGGTTCGCAACGTCCACCAATCGAGCACCCCGCGAATGCGAACAGGGACATCCCGGCGAAAAGCGGGATGTCGTGCTGGAACTTAAGTTGATCGCCGATGTTGGCCTTGTCGGAAAACCTAACGCCGGCAAGTCGACGCTGCTAAGCCGCATGTCGCGAGCGACGCCCGAAATCGCCGATTATCCCTTCACCACGAAGTATCCGAATCTGGGCATGGTGCAGGTGTCGATGGATCACGAGTACGTGTTGGCCGATATCCCGGGGCTGATTGAAGGCGCATCGGCTGGGGCAGGCCTGGGCCACGAATTCCTGAAGCATATTGAGCGAACTCGGCTGATTGTTCACATGGTCGAACCGTCGCCGATGGATTTTTCGGACCCGCTAAGTAACTACGATCAAATTCGCGAAGAACTTGAAAAATACAATCCCGTCCTGGCCACTCGCCCTGAAATTTTGTGCGTGACAAAGGCCGAATTACCAGACGCGGAAACGTGTGCAGAATTGCTTCGCGAAACGTCGGGCAAGGACGTACATTTGATTTCGGGCGTCACCGGCCAGGGGCTTGCTGAGTTAAACCAGATGATCATTCAGCGGTTAGCCGAACTGGATGAAGATTTGTCACCGATCACCACGTGA
- the ispH gene encoding 4-hydroxy-3-methylbut-2-enyl diphosphate reductase produces MKILLANPRGFCAGVNMAIECLDEAIRRVGLGIYVYHEIVHNKYVVDRFTKQGVKFVDSLEEVPTGSILLFSAHGVSPEIRALAKTRNLQTVDATCPLVTKVHLEAIRYANAGYNIVLIGHEGHDEVIGTMGEAPESITLVETPEEVANLPFTQTDKLAFLTQTTLSVAEASEVIVALRNRYPQIDSPKKEDICYATTNRQEAVQMLVESADVLICLGSQNSSNSRRLMEIGASQGVPSYLIDGAAELQSEWFEQDSTVVITAGASAPEVVVEECIDYLKQHFNAVVSEETLREENVHFNLPKELHQLGVLKS; encoded by the coding sequence ATGAAGATTCTCCTCGCAAACCCGCGTGGCTTTTGTGCCGGCGTGAACATGGCGATTGAATGCCTCGACGAAGCCATTCGGCGAGTCGGACTAGGCATCTACGTTTATCACGAAATTGTCCACAACAAATACGTCGTCGATCGCTTCACAAAGCAGGGAGTGAAATTCGTCGATTCACTGGAAGAAGTTCCGACGGGATCGATCCTGTTATTTAGTGCTCATGGCGTTTCTCCCGAAATCCGCGCCTTAGCCAAAACACGAAATCTGCAGACGGTCGATGCCACCTGTCCGCTGGTGACGAAGGTTCACCTTGAGGCGATTCGTTATGCCAACGCGGGCTATAACATTGTGCTGATCGGCCACGAAGGCCACGACGAAGTGATCGGAACAATGGGCGAAGCTCCTGAAAGCATCACGCTTGTGGAAACGCCGGAAGAAGTGGCCAACCTGCCCTTCACGCAAACCGATAAGCTCGCCTTTCTGACTCAAACAACTCTTAGCGTGGCCGAAGCCAGCGAAGTGATTGTGGCTTTACGGAACCGCTATCCGCAGATCGATTCACCGAAAAAAGAGGACATCTGTTACGCCACGACCAACCGCCAGGAAGCCGTGCAGATGTTGGTGGAATCTGCTGATGTGCTCATTTGTTTGGGCAGCCAAAACAGCAGCAACAGCCGTCGGCTGATGGAAATTGGAGCCAGCCAGGGAGTCCCTTCTTATCTGATTGACGGAGCGGCTGAGTTGCAGTCGGAATGGTTCGAACAGGATTCCACGGTCGTCATCACGGCTGGCGCGAGTGCCCCTGAGGTTGTTGTCGAAGAATGTATCGACTATCTGAAACAGCACTTCAACGCGGTCGTCAGTGAAGAGACTCTGCGAGAAGAAAACGTGCACTTCAATTTGCCTAAAGAGCTCCATCAGCTAGGCGTTCTGAAGAGCTGA
- a CDS encoding DUF3806 domain-containing protein: MEPEYRPPSHDEFKWLASRWMGIVNLVREEYDEELDQSKDAMHLLQRLLDNDIIDRGKHGCEGLGVALGRIMVSNLDGFDWWHVKDEFGADLCLRYEHTTLQLNPISMMLRRGIEGSPINIPGMYAAIETSIDEAKRQLHDE, encoded by the coding sequence ATGGAACCTGAATATCGACCACCGAGTCACGATGAGTTCAAATGGCTGGCATCAAGGTGGATGGGGATTGTGAACCTTGTTCGAGAAGAGTACGACGAAGAGCTTGATCAGTCCAAGGACGCGATGCACTTGCTCCAACGCCTTCTAGACAATGACATAATTGATCGCGGCAAACACGGTTGTGAGGGGCTAGGTGTCGCACTTGGAAGAATTATGGTCAGCAATCTTGATGGGTTCGACTGGTGGCACGTGAAAGACGAATTCGGGGCGGATCTTTGCCTTCGATATGAGCACACGACGCTGCAATTGAATCCAATCTCTATGATGCTGCGAAGGGGCATAGAGGGCTCGCCAATCAACATTCCGGGAATGTATGCAGCAATCGAGACATCAATCGACGAGGCCAAACGACAACTCCATGACGAGTGA
- a CDS encoding RNA polymerase sigma factor, with protein MNRAASLRDELENTYRSHRQGLFSLAMSITGCRQSAEDAVHSAFERLCRSTRPDGDVVNYVFAAVRNAARDALRSNQRAAKSRESIFNGAVSDGTETTDPASDVLNAERDQILRAAMEDLGDDAREVVVMKIFAELTFDAIGEVLNQPAKTVATRYRRALIRLEEKLRGQL; from the coding sequence ATGAATCGAGCGGCAAGTTTGCGGGATGAACTGGAAAATACATACCGTTCGCACCGTCAGGGTTTGTTTTCCCTGGCGATGTCGATCACAGGATGTCGCCAGTCGGCCGAAGATGCCGTGCATTCGGCGTTCGAACGTTTGTGCCGCTCCACCAGACCGGACGGGGATGTCGTGAACTATGTGTTTGCGGCCGTGCGCAACGCGGCTCGCGATGCACTACGTTCGAATCAACGCGCCGCAAAATCGCGCGAGTCCATTTTCAACGGGGCTGTTTCGGACGGCACGGAGACTACTGATCCAGCCAGCGACGTGTTGAACGCGGAACGTGACCAGATCCTTCGAGCTGCCATGGAAGATCTTGGCGACGATGCTCGTGAAGTTGTGGTGATGAAGATTTTTGCAGAACTGACGTTCGATGCGATCGGTGAGGTGCTAAATCAACCGGCGAAGACCGTAGCGACTCGGTATCGTCGAGCGTTAATCAGACTGGAAGAAAAACTGCGAGGTCAGTTATGA
- a CDS encoding alpha/beta hydrolase family protein, with the protein MQNTRLFLLFAISATTIAHATADGDPAQHRVFDVGQQPDDVRLKAPKDLNGYFPFEVPASKAEWEQRKAELKLRVQIATGLYPMPEKTPLNTVIHGKVQRDGFTVEKVYFESLPGHFVSGLLFRPDGEATSKRPAVLCPHGHGGRQQDYGEAKMDELIKSGAELHKRSGRFPKLARCAQLARMGCVTFIFDMLGYVDSHQISRQVAHGYGKPRPEFETNDRWGFYSPQAESRLHSILGLQTWNCVRGLDFLESLPDVDASRMAVTGGSGGGTQTILLGAIDDRHIAGFPNGMVSTSMQGGCTCENCSLLRVGTGNVELAALFAPKPQGMTAANDWTKEMMTKGYPELQKLYAMLGVPDNVSCEPMLHFPHNYNAVTRKIMYEWFNKHMDLGFEKPIIEQDWKPLTPEEYTVWNDEHPAPDGGADYERKLLQQLNERDLDALHHHAPEGDTETQNYFSTIRTAWETLIGRNVPKSEDVQRTKVWKEERAGYWEFGDIITLTTEGEQLPIVSVYPKAVEWNQQVVLWIDGQGKAGMFPNGKPHADLLKLIDQGFSVVGVDLYGQGEFTTNGVALKENPTVANPRQFAGYTYCYNDTVFARRVHDILTVTAWINGDEHSPKALHALGVNGGTPLLAAARVIAGDEFKTVAVDNRDFRFANLTSWKHADFLPGAVKYGDLPALLKIPSGQNASASDSVVTWDGTVDIFTAK; encoded by the coding sequence ATGCAAAATACCCGTCTTTTCCTGCTGTTTGCCATTTCTGCGACGACCATCGCCCATGCGACGGCCGACGGCGACCCCGCTCAGCACCGAGTCTTCGACGTCGGTCAACAACCGGACGACGTGCGGCTGAAAGCTCCTAAAGACCTGAATGGCTACTTTCCGTTTGAAGTACCCGCGTCGAAGGCCGAATGGGAACAGCGAAAGGCGGAACTCAAACTCCGCGTCCAGATCGCAACCGGCCTGTACCCCATGCCGGAAAAAACGCCACTGAACACTGTCATTCACGGCAAAGTTCAACGCGACGGATTCACAGTCGAGAAAGTGTACTTCGAAAGCCTGCCTGGCCACTTTGTCAGCGGCTTGTTGTTCCGTCCCGACGGCGAAGCCACTTCGAAACGTCCAGCCGTGTTGTGTCCTCACGGTCACGGCGGACGGCAACAGGATTACGGCGAAGCGAAGATGGATGAGTTGATCAAAAGCGGTGCTGAACTTCACAAACGGTCCGGACGTTTCCCCAAGCTGGCGCGGTGTGCCCAATTGGCTCGCATGGGTTGCGTGACGTTTATTTTTGACATGCTGGGCTACGTTGACAGTCATCAGATTTCGCGTCAGGTGGCCCACGGATACGGCAAGCCACGCCCCGAATTCGAAACCAACGATCGCTGGGGCTTCTACAGTCCTCAGGCAGAATCGCGACTGCACAGTATTCTTGGTCTGCAAACGTGGAACTGCGTCCGAGGACTCGACTTTCTGGAAAGCCTGCCAGATGTCGACGCCTCTCGCATGGCAGTCACGGGTGGCAGCGGCGGCGGAACTCAAACCATTCTGCTGGGAGCCATCGACGACCGTCACATCGCAGGATTCCCCAACGGCATGGTGTCCACCAGCATGCAGGGCGGTTGCACGTGCGAAAACTGCAGCCTGCTGCGAGTTGGCACCGGCAACGTGGAACTCGCGGCGTTGTTTGCTCCGAAACCACAGGGGATGACGGCGGCCAACGACTGGACCAAAGAAATGATGACCAAAGGTTATCCGGAACTGCAGAAGCTGTACGCGATGCTCGGCGTGCCCGACAACGTTTCCTGCGAACCGATGTTGCACTTCCCTCACAACTACAACGCTGTCACACGCAAAATCATGTACGAATGGTTCAACAAACACATGGATCTCGGCTTTGAAAAACCGATCATCGAACAGGACTGGAAGCCACTGACGCCCGAAGAATACACGGTTTGGAACGATGAACATCCGGCTCCCGATGGCGGCGCCGATTACGAACGAAAACTGCTGCAGCAACTGAACGAACGCGATCTCGACGCGCTGCACCATCACGCCCCTGAAGGCGACACCGAAACTCAAAACTACTTCAGCACGATCCGCACTGCATGGGAAACTCTGATCGGCCGCAACGTGCCGAAGTCGGAAGACGTGCAGCGCACCAAAGTGTGGAAAGAAGAACGAGCCGGCTACTGGGAATTTGGTGACATCATCACCTTGACCACCGAAGGCGAACAACTGCCCATCGTTTCGGTTTACCCGAAAGCCGTTGAATGGAATCAACAGGTCGTTCTGTGGATCGATGGCCAGGGCAAAGCGGGCATGTTTCCGAATGGGAAGCCTCACGCCGACCTGCTGAAACTGATCGACCAGGGATTTTCTGTTGTTGGAGTCGATCTGTACGGTCAGGGCGAGTTCACGACCAATGGCGTGGCCCTGAAAGAAAATCCGACCGTTGCCAACCCGCGACAATTCGCTGGTTACACCTACTGCTACAACGACACCGTGTTTGCTCGCCGAGTTCACGACATCCTGACCGTCACGGCCTGGATCAATGGCGACGAACACAGCCCGAAAGCATTGCACGCTTTGGGAGTCAACGGTGGAACTCCGCTTTTGGCGGCGGCCCGAGTGATCGCGGGCGACGAGTTCAAAACAGTCGCCGTCGACAACCGTGACTTCCGCTTTGCGAATCTGACCAGTTGGAAACACGCTGACTTCCTTCCCGGAGCCGTCAAATATGGCGACCTGCCCGCACTGCTGAAAATCCCATCAGGCCAAAACGCATCGGCGAGCGACAGCGTTGTGACCTGGGATGGCACGGTTGATATTTTCACCGCCAAATGA